A stretch of the Ananas comosus cultivar F153 linkage group 14, ASM154086v1, whole genome shotgun sequence genome encodes the following:
- the LOC109720013 gene encoding aberrant root formation protein 4-like: MSSDDPSPIVDLAQINLNAASSPSPLSLRLHDALRACSQAVESGDLSGSDSAVAAVIDLLNSAADPPQSDAERVVPDARVCEELLVEVQRFLSNPSSNQMVVDALSLDLPKVVAKYGALSDKCREIAGTIVEFLVSTCSPRDMLSILCEALDVHIRVSKEPTYFILLFDGLAKVFVQIQRHHVEQVKAALPIILQVLRAISX; encoded by the exons ATGTCCTCCGACGATCCTTCCCCCATCGTCGACCTCGCCCAAATCAACCTCAACGCCGcctcctccccttctcctctctcccttCGCCTCCACGATGCGCTCCGAGCTTGTTCTCAG GCTGTGGAATCCGGCGACTTAAGTGGCTCCGACTCGGCCGTAGCCGCAGTGATCGATCTCCTTAATTCCGCTGCTGATCCGCCGCAATCTGATGCTGAGAGGGTGGTTCCAGATGCTAGGGTTTGTGAGGAGTTGCTCGTTGAGGTCCAGCGATTTCTTTCGAATCCTTCTTCTAATCAG ATGGTTGTTGATGCTCTCTCGCTTGACCTGCCCAAAGTGGTGGCTAAGTATGGAGCTTTATCAGACAAATGTCGAGAAATTGCGGGCACTATTGTCGAATTCCTTGTGTCCACCTGTAGTCCGCGCGACATGCTATCCATCCTCTGCGAG GCATTAGATGTGCATATTAGAGTGTCCAAAGAACCAACATACTTCATTCTACTCTTCGACGGACTTGCAAAAG TATTTGTTCAAATCCAGAGGCATCATGTTGAACAAGTAAAGGCAGCCCTCCCCATTATTCTCCAAGTTCTGCGTGCCATCTCTTN gtaa
- the LOC109720723 gene encoding aberrant root formation protein 4 isoform X1, whose translation MSTDDPSPIVDLAQINLNAAASSSPLSLRLHDALRACSQAVESGDFSGSDSAVAAVIDLLNSAADPPQSDAESVVPDARVCEELLVEVQRFLSNPPNQMIVDALSLDLPKVVAKYGALSDKCREIAGTIVEFLVSTCSPRDMLSILCEALDVHIRVSKEPTYFILLFHGLAKVFVQIQRHHVEQVKAALPIILQVLRAISSDCHEEASDAINILFEAAIRIGNSMQEMCKRVVEGKKDELRAMLGLYVLQNIALISRSRQKSIVSRCGSLILQFTKFLPFCGFSYFGLITGSSLASATAVISKGDGDGTIDCFSLTMDGAALAVVWGHISDDIAETAGEQLKSVLREIQNNQTARWQAIGTLKYALSSNDYPWELKSNTIDLLLSIMDGCNTEGSDDNYLDFSGFVPSLFVTLQAIEMIMMGSFDASLRKKAFTALRRVISEIPSSHRFDILKALIKNSVSPSLTAILIDLVRAEILTEKNQKYVRNVKDAQFESGSHYSSWSSQALELVELILKPPEGGPPALPDHSEQVLSALNLLRFILIRESTGQTNQKTVLSDKVLQKAYSEWLLPLRALVTGIEAENEKDNSELANDIFCALNPVQLVLYRCIELVEDRLKHS comes from the exons ATGTCCACCGACGATCCTTCCCCCATCGTCGACCTCGCCCAAATCAACCTCAACGCCGCGGcctcctcttcccctctctcccttCGCCTCCACGATGCGCTCCGAGCTTGTTCTCAG GCTGTGGAATCCGGCGACTTCAGTGGCTCCGACTCGGCCGTAGCCGCAGTGATCGATCTCCTTAATTCCGCTGCTGATCCGCCGCAATCCGATGCTGAGAGTGTAGTTCCAGATGCTAGGGTTTGTGAGGAGTTGCTCGTTGAGGTCCAGCGATTTCTTTCGAATCCTCCTAATCAG ATGATTGTTGATGCTCTCTCGCTTGACCTGCCCAAAGTGGTGGCTAAGTATGGAGCTTTATCAGACAAATGTCGAGAAATTGCGGGCACTATCGTCGAATTCCTTGTGTCCACCTGTAGTCCGCGTGACATGCTATCCATCCTCTGCGAG GCATTAGATGTGCATATTAGAGTGTCCAAAGAACCAACATACTTCATTCTACTCTTCCACGGACTTGCAAAAG TATTTGTTCAAATCCAGAGGCATCATGTTGAACAAGTAAAGGCAGCCCTCCCCATTATTCTCCAAGTTCTGCGTGCCATCTCTTCAGACTGTCATGAGGAAGCCAGTGAtgccataaatattttatttgaggCAGCAATTAGAATTGGGAATTCTATGCAAGAAATGTGCAAGAGAGTG GTGGAAGGGAAAAAAGATGAGCTTCGTGCTATGCTTGGTCTATACGTACTACAGAACATA GCTCTTATATCAAGAAGTAGGCAGAAGAGTATCGTTTCAAGATGTGGTTCACTTATTCTTCAGTTCACCAAATTTCTCCCCTTTTGTGGGTTCTCTTATTTTGGCCTAATAACTGGATCTAGTCTTGCTTCAGCTACTGCTGTAATCTCCAAAG GTGATGGTGACGGCACTATAGATTGCTTTTCTTTGACCATGGATGGTGCAGCTCTTGCAG TGGTATGGGGCCATATCTCTGATGATATTGCAGAAACTGCTGGTGAGCAGTTAAAATCAGTCCTAAGGGAAATTCAGAACAACCAAACTGCACGGTGGCAAGCTATTGGCACGCTGAAGTACGCATTATCATCGAATGATTACCCATGGGAGCTAAAATCTAACACCATAGATTTGTTATTAAGTATAATGGATGGATGCAATACTGAAGGATCAGATGACAACTACTTGGACTTTTCAGGCTTTGTGCCCAGTCTTTTTGTTACCCTCCAG GCTATTGAAATGATAATGATGGGCTCTTTTGATGCATCATTGCGGAAGAAAGCTTTTACTGCGCTGAGGAGG GTTATTTCAGAAATCCCATCCTCCCACCGCTTTGACATCCTTAAGGCCCTCATCAAAAATAGTGTGTCTCCTTCATTG ACTGCAATTCTCATTGATCTTGTGAGAGCAGAAATTCTGACggaaaagaatcaaaagtacGTCAGAAATGTCAAAGATGCTCAATTTGAAAGTGGATCACACTATTCATCCTGGAGCTCTCAGGCACTTGAGTTAGTGGAGTTGATCTTGAAACCTCCTGAAGGAGGCCCCCCTGCCCTTCCAGATCACAGTGAACAG GTGTTATCAGCTCTCAACTTACTTAGGTTTATCCTCATAAGAGAATCAACAG GACAAACAAATCAGAAAACTGTTCTCTCAGATAAGGTGCTGCAGAAGGCCTACTCCGAATGGCTTCTCCCTCTAAGAGCACTGGTCACAGGAATTGAGGCGGAGAACGAGAAAGATAACAGTGAGCTCGCGAATGATATTTTTTGTGCCCTAAATCCTGTTCAATTGGTACTGTATCGCTGCATTGAACTTGTGGAAGATAGGTTGAAGCATTCCTAA
- the LOC109720723 gene encoding aberrant root formation protein 4 isoform X2, producing MSTDDPSPIVDLAQINLNAAASSSPLSLRLHDALRACSQAVESGDFSGSDSAVAAVIDLLNSAADPPQSDAESVVPDARVCEELLVEVQRFLSNPPNQALDVHIRVSKEPTYFILLFHGLAKVFVQIQRHHVEQVKAALPIILQVLRAISSDCHEEASDAINILFEAAIRIGNSMQEMCKRVVEGKKDELRAMLGLYVLQNIALISRSRQKSIVSRCGSLILQFTKFLPFCGFSYFGLITGSSLASATAVISKGDGDGTIDCFSLTMDGAALAVVWGHISDDIAETAGEQLKSVLREIQNNQTARWQAIGTLKYALSSNDYPWELKSNTIDLLLSIMDGCNTEGSDDNYLDFSGFVPSLFVTLQAIEMIMMGSFDASLRKKAFTALRRVISEIPSSHRFDILKALIKNSVSPSLTAILIDLVRAEILTEKNQKYVRNVKDAQFESGSHYSSWSSQALELVELILKPPEGGPPALPDHSEQVLSALNLLRFILIRESTGQTNQKTVLSDKVLQKAYSEWLLPLRALVTGIEAENEKDNSELANDIFCALNPVQLVLYRCIELVEDRLKHS from the exons ATGTCCACCGACGATCCTTCCCCCATCGTCGACCTCGCCCAAATCAACCTCAACGCCGCGGcctcctcttcccctctctcccttCGCCTCCACGATGCGCTCCGAGCTTGTTCTCAG GCTGTGGAATCCGGCGACTTCAGTGGCTCCGACTCGGCCGTAGCCGCAGTGATCGATCTCCTTAATTCCGCTGCTGATCCGCCGCAATCCGATGCTGAGAGTGTAGTTCCAGATGCTAGGGTTTGTGAGGAGTTGCTCGTTGAGGTCCAGCGATTTCTTTCGAATCCTCCTAATCAG GCATTAGATGTGCATATTAGAGTGTCCAAAGAACCAACATACTTCATTCTACTCTTCCACGGACTTGCAAAAG TATTTGTTCAAATCCAGAGGCATCATGTTGAACAAGTAAAGGCAGCCCTCCCCATTATTCTCCAAGTTCTGCGTGCCATCTCTTCAGACTGTCATGAGGAAGCCAGTGAtgccataaatattttatttgaggCAGCAATTAGAATTGGGAATTCTATGCAAGAAATGTGCAAGAGAGTG GTGGAAGGGAAAAAAGATGAGCTTCGTGCTATGCTTGGTCTATACGTACTACAGAACATA GCTCTTATATCAAGAAGTAGGCAGAAGAGTATCGTTTCAAGATGTGGTTCACTTATTCTTCAGTTCACCAAATTTCTCCCCTTTTGTGGGTTCTCTTATTTTGGCCTAATAACTGGATCTAGTCTTGCTTCAGCTACTGCTGTAATCTCCAAAG GTGATGGTGACGGCACTATAGATTGCTTTTCTTTGACCATGGATGGTGCAGCTCTTGCAG TGGTATGGGGCCATATCTCTGATGATATTGCAGAAACTGCTGGTGAGCAGTTAAAATCAGTCCTAAGGGAAATTCAGAACAACCAAACTGCACGGTGGCAAGCTATTGGCACGCTGAAGTACGCATTATCATCGAATGATTACCCATGGGAGCTAAAATCTAACACCATAGATTTGTTATTAAGTATAATGGATGGATGCAATACTGAAGGATCAGATGACAACTACTTGGACTTTTCAGGCTTTGTGCCCAGTCTTTTTGTTACCCTCCAG GCTATTGAAATGATAATGATGGGCTCTTTTGATGCATCATTGCGGAAGAAAGCTTTTACTGCGCTGAGGAGG GTTATTTCAGAAATCCCATCCTCCCACCGCTTTGACATCCTTAAGGCCCTCATCAAAAATAGTGTGTCTCCTTCATTG ACTGCAATTCTCATTGATCTTGTGAGAGCAGAAATTCTGACggaaaagaatcaaaagtacGTCAGAAATGTCAAAGATGCTCAATTTGAAAGTGGATCACACTATTCATCCTGGAGCTCTCAGGCACTTGAGTTAGTGGAGTTGATCTTGAAACCTCCTGAAGGAGGCCCCCCTGCCCTTCCAGATCACAGTGAACAG GTGTTATCAGCTCTCAACTTACTTAGGTTTATCCTCATAAGAGAATCAACAG GACAAACAAATCAGAAAACTGTTCTCTCAGATAAGGTGCTGCAGAAGGCCTACTCCGAATGGCTTCTCCCTCTAAGAGCACTGGTCACAGGAATTGAGGCGGAGAACGAGAAAGATAACAGTGAGCTCGCGAATGATATTTTTTGTGCCCTAAATCCTGTTCAATTGGTACTGTATCGCTGCATTGAACTTGTGGAAGATAGGTTGAAGCATTCCTAA
- the LOC109720466 gene encoding probable adenylate kinase 5, chloroplastic, whose amino-acid sequence MATLNPMAMASTIQPQLSLIPIRPSSSSSSSSSPSSASPLSSSFSPSLTRSVRRSRSSDPCTKRRLSSKGRRVECSAPEPEPLKVMISGPPASGKGTQCQMIVEKFGLVHISTGDLLRAEVSSGTEIGKKARHYMDNGMLVPDEIVTDMVVPRLSQQDVREKGWILDGYPRTSSQAQSLEKMKIRPDIYILIVVPDEILIDRCVGRRMDPVTGKIYHLTNFPPENEEISARLITRPDDTLEKVSSRLETYEKNIEAILPTYQDILNKVDGNRSKELVFREIDSLLLRVRENASRTTKLAKIKANSYTNTANAAPQNDTWRGIPTKLNNTPHSREIREYFYNDIRQATKRAVEDKRNRLKVEINIPELNPEMDVYRIGTLMELVRDLALSFADDGKRVKVCVQGSMGEGALAGMPLQLAGSRKILEFMDWGEYGAMGTFINIGSIGAKEVDEQDDMFILVAPQNAVGNCIIDDLKAMTDAAGNRPVILVNPRLKDMPGSSGVMQTMGRDKRLEYAASFEICYFFRLLYVAGTLYPIMGALRMSYPNNYELYKRIDEPGRKEKYVIIAEFPERPTVNEINDAFEGKSRNKEKTTSGIWGFLSGIL is encoded by the exons atggcgACGCTGAATCCAATGGCGATGGCTTCTACGATCCAACCCCAACTCTCTCTCATCCCTATtcgcccttcttcttcttcctcctcctcctcctccccctcttccGCTTcgcctctctcctcttcgttctctcctTCCCTCACACGATCCGTGAGGAGGAGTCGCTCCTCCGATCCTTGTACGAAGAGGAGACTTAGCTCTAAG GGGCGGAGGGTGGAGTGCTCGGCGCCGGAGCCGGAGCCGCTGAAGGTGATGATCTCGGGCCCCCCGGCGTCGGGAAAGGGTACCCAGTGCCAGATGATCGTCGAAAAG TTTGGCTTGGTGCATATATCAACAGGAGATCTTTTGAGAGCAGAAGTGTCATCAGGAACAGAGATTGGAAAGAAAGCAAGACACTATATGGATAACGGCATGCTTGTCCCAGATGAAATCGTCACAGAT aTGGTGGTTCCACGGCTTTCGCAACAAGATGTAAGAGAAAAAGGATGGATTCTTGATGGTTACCCAAGAACTTCTTCGCAAGCTCAAAGTCTTGAAAAAATGAAGATAAGACCAGACATATACATCCTAATCGTA GTACCAGATGAGATTCTAATTGACCGATGTGTTGGCAGAAGGATGGATCCAGTGACCGGAAAAATTTACCATCTCACCAACTTTCCTCCAGAGAACGAGGAAATTTCTGCACGGCTCATTACTCGACCTGATGATACTCTGGAGAAG GTTAGTTCACGCCTTGAGACATATGAGAAAAACATTGAGGCTATTCTTCCAACATACCAGGACATTCTGAATAAG GTTGATGGAAATCGCTCAAAAGAATTAGTATTTAGAGAAATTGATTCCCTATTGTTAAGGGTTCGGGAGAATGCCTCAAGGACTACAAAGTTAGCCAAAATTAAAG CAAACTCATACACCAATACGGCAAATGCAGCTCCGCAAAAT GATACATGGCGAGGTATTCCCACAAAATTGAACAACACTCCTCATTCTAGGGAAATAAGGGAATACTTTTACAATGATATACGGCAAGCTACAAAGAGGGCTGTAGAAGATAAAAGGAATCGATTGAAG GTGGAGATCAACATTCCGGAACTTAACCCTGAAATG GATGTTTACCGTATAGGCACCTTGATGGAACTTGTACGAGATCTCGCTCTTTCATTTGCTGATGACGGGAAACGTGTGAAG gTTTGTGTTCAAGGGTCTATGGGAGAAGGTGCACTTGCTGGTATGCCCCTACAGCTAGCCGGAAGTAGAAAGATATTGGAATTTATGGATTGGGGCGAGTATGGTGCCATGGGTACCTTTATCAATATTGGATCCATAG GGGCTAAAGAGGTTGATGAGCAAGATGATATGTTTATTCTAGTGGCTCCTCAAAATGCTGTTGGGAACTGTATTATTGAT GATCTGAAAGCTATGACTGATGCTGCTGGTAACCGACCAGTAATTCTCGTCAATCCTCGTCTGAAG GACATGCCTGGATCAAGTGGCGTTATGCAA ACAATGGGAAGGGACAAGAGATTGGAGTACGCTGCATCATTCGAGATCTGTTATTTCTTCCGCCTTCTTTATGTTGCAGGCACATTATATCCAATTATGGGCGCTTTAAG GATGTCTTACCCAAATAACTACGAGCTTTACAAGAGGATTGACGAACCTGGCAGAAAAGAGAAGTATGTCATTATAGCTGAATTTCCTGAAAGGCCGACGGTCAACGAAATTAATGATGCTTTCGAAGGAAAATCCAG AAACAAAGAGAAAACAACTTCTGGAATCTG GGGGTTTTTGAGCGGTATACTATGA